A stretch of the Pan paniscus chromosome 2, NHGRI_mPanPan1-v2.0_pri, whole genome shotgun sequence genome encodes the following:
- the JAGN1 gene encoding protein jagunal homolog 1 isoform X2, with product MSVGHLRLLSHDQVAMPYQWEYPYLLSILPSLLGLLSFPRNNISYLVLSMISMGLFSIAPLIYGSMEMFPAAQQLYRHGKAYRFLFGFSAVSVMYLVLVLAVQVHAWQLYYSKKLLDSWFTSTQEKKHK from the coding sequence ATGAGCGTGGGACACCTGAGGCTCTTGTCACATGATCAGGTGGCCATGCCCTATCAGTGGGAATACCCGTATTTGCTGAGCATTTTGCCCTCTCTCTTGGGCCTTCTCTCCTTTCCCCGCAACAACATTAGCTACCTGGTGCTCTCCATGATCAGCATGGGACTCTTTTCCATCGCTCCACTCATTTATGGCAGCATGGAGATGTTCCCTGCTGCACAGCAGCTCTACCGCCATGGCAAGGCCTACCGTTTCCTCTTTGGTTTTTCTGCCGTTTCCGTCATGTACCTGGTGTTGGTGTTGGCAGTGCAAGTGCATGCCTGGCAGTTGTACTACAGCAAGAAGCTCCTAGACTCTTGGTTCACCAGCACACAGGAGAAGAAGCATAAATGA
- the JAGN1 gene encoding protein jagunal homolog 1 isoform X1, translating into MASRAGPRAAGTDGSDFQHRERVAMHYQMSVTLKYEIKKLIYVHLVIWLLLVAKMSVGHLRLLSHDQVAMPYQWEYPYLLSILPSLLGLLSFPRNNISYLVLSMISMGLFSIAPLIYGSMEMFPAAQQLYRHGKAYRFLFGFSAVSVMYLVLVLAVQVHAWQLYYSKKLLDSWFTSTQEKKHK; encoded by the exons ATGGCGTCTCGAGCAGGCCCGCGAGCGGCCGGCACCGACGGCAGCGACTTTCAGCACCGGGAGCGCGTCGCCATGCACTACCAGATGAG TGTGACCCTCAAATATGAAATCAAGAAGCTGATCTACGTACATCTGGTCATATGGCTGCTGCTGGTTGCCAAGATGAGCGTGGGACACCTGAGGCTCTTGTCACATGATCAGGTGGCCATGCCCTATCAGTGGGAATACCCGTATTTGCTGAGCATTTTGCCCTCTCTCTTGGGCCTTCTCTCCTTTCCCCGCAACAACATTAGCTACCTGGTGCTCTCCATGATCAGCATGGGACTCTTTTCCATCGCTCCACTCATTTATGGCAGCATGGAGATGTTCCCTGCTGCACAGCAGCTCTACCGCCATGGCAAGGCCTACCGTTTCCTCTTTGGTTTTTCTGCCGTTTCCGTCATGTACCTGGTGTTGGTGTTGGCAGTGCAAGTGCATGCCTGGCAGTTGTACTACAGCAAGAAGCTCCTAGACTCTTGGTTCACCAGCACACAGGAGAAGAAGCATAAATGA